A genomic window from Ignavibacteria bacterium includes:
- a CDS encoding LptF/LptG family permease: MIKQIDRYIIFQFVKNFLFALLCFILIFILVDLFENLDKFIDNKLNFGMILNYYLYFIPEIIRLITPIAVLLATLFTAGRMVNFNETVAVKNAGISLVRFMMPFLAMGMLVTSVSLYFNNWVVPEANKKKFFIERNYLGKNKNTVGLNKLYFQDSKNQLILIDQFRETDMTALRVSVQLYDPDTLTQLVKRIDAEQMKWDGSKWLMINAAERDFSGENEVLTIYPEITISNITGINKLNLVPSQITRKQLKPDEMNYGELEEFIVSLKKGGQDTDRQMVDFYSKISFSFASLIIVIFGISISTGSKRRRGLALQFGISILVSFIYLGFIKISQSFGYNGDLDPLLTAWLANIAFAGFGMINLYYKNY, encoded by the coding sequence TTGATCAAACAAATTGACAGGTATATAATTTTTCAGTTTGTAAAGAATTTCCTGTTTGCCCTTTTGTGTTTTATTCTCATTTTTATTCTTGTCGACCTTTTCGAAAATCTGGATAAATTCATCGACAATAAGCTGAATTTCGGGATGATACTTAACTACTACCTGTATTTCATTCCTGAAATAATCAGGCTCATAACACCAATTGCTGTACTGCTTGCTACGCTTTTTACAGCGGGCAGAATGGTTAACTTTAATGAAACTGTTGCAGTAAAAAATGCGGGCATCAGCCTTGTAAGGTTTATGATGCCTTTTTTGGCAATGGGAATGCTGGTAACATCAGTTTCTTTATATTTCAACAACTGGGTTGTACCGGAAGCGAACAAGAAAAAATTTTTTATTGAACGAAACTATCTTGGAAAAAATAAAAATACAGTCGGACTTAATAAGCTGTATTTCCAGGATTCCAAAAACCAGCTGATACTTATAGACCAGTTCCGCGAAACTGATATGACTGCCTTAAGGGTTTCCGTGCAGCTTTACGATCCAGATACATTAACTCAGCTTGTAAAGCGAATTGATGCTGAGCAAATGAAATGGGACGGCAGCAAATGGCTCATGATAAATGCCGCAGAAAGAGACTTCAGCGGCGAAAATGAAGTTCTGACAATTTACCCGGAAATCACTATTTCAAATATCACAGGTATCAACAAACTAAACCTGGTTCCCAGCCAAATAACACGTAAACAGTTAAAGCCTGATGAGATGAATTACGGTGAGCTTGAAGAGTTTATTGTAAGCCTTAAAAAAGGCGGACAGGATACAGACAGGCAGATGGTGGATTTTTATTCGAAGATCTCGTTTTCTTTTGCAAGCCTCATCATAGTGATATTCGGTATATCTATTTCCACAGGTTCAAAGCGCAGGCGCGGGCTTGCATTGCAGTTCGGTATAAGTATACTGGTCAGCTTTATTTATCTTGGATTCATAAAAATTTCCCAGTCTTTCGGATATAACGGCGATCTCGACCCGCTTCTCACAGCATGGCTAGCAAATATTGCATTTGCCGGTTTTGGAATGATTAATTTGTATTACAAAAATTATTAA
- a CDS encoding outer membrane beta-barrel protein: protein MIFRLILLSALFLISTVSDFAQTKMNLTVYGGYTLPAADLKGDFPDTLGTEMLNFDKSSTLLTKSGFNIGAIGKYAVDTLGKARLTAGFNYNSFSGSKDYPRSGATLTYKNKVNIFTISLGAEYSFFPKKKINPFAGLDLAMNFYSGKIEASGDTTYNLQRKSESRFGIIANAGVDIKLNKSIGAVIGVKYALTNLIGKKTDITTTSTNTLTDDEETGTGSLREIGINDEESSNNRAKTLVYIQFYAGLSFYFGQVLK, encoded by the coding sequence ATGATATTCAGATTAATACTTCTCTCAGCCCTCTTTTTAATTTCAACAGTTTCTGATTTCGCTCAAACTAAAATGAATCTGACAGTGTATGGAGGATACACTCTGCCTGCTGCAGATCTGAAAGGTGATTTCCCTGATACTTTAGGTACTGAAATGCTTAATTTTGATAAGTCGAGCACACTGCTTACAAAAAGCGGATTTAATATCGGCGCTATAGGGAAGTATGCTGTTGATACTTTAGGTAAAGCCAGATTAACCGCAGGCTTTAATTACAATTCGTTTTCAGGGTCAAAAGATTATCCCCGAAGCGGTGCAACATTAACTTATAAAAATAAAGTTAATATATTTACTATTTCCCTCGGGGCAGAATACAGCTTTTTTCCAAAGAAAAAAATAAACCCTTTTGCAGGGCTTGACCTTGCTATGAACTTTTACAGCGGAAAAATTGAAGCTTCAGGTGATACTACATATAATTTACAAAGAAAAAGTGAATCCCGTTTTGGTATAATTGCAAATGCAGGCGTTGATATAAAGCTTAACAAAAGTATCGGTGCTGTCATCGGCGTTAAGTACGCTTTAACCAATCTGATCGGGAAAAAAACCGATATTACAACTACTTCTACAAATACATTAACAGACGATGAAGAAACAGGTACAGGTTCACTTCGTGAAATTGGTATAAATGATGAAGAAAGCTCTAATAACAGGGCTAAAACTTTGGTTTACATTCAATTTTATGCTGGACTATCCTTTTACTTCGGGCAGGTTTTAAAATAA
- a CDS encoding heavy-metal-associated domain-containing protein, translating into MKIATILLALFLSITAFAGNNAAEKIRTKVIPTFGMHCSGCEETVTNEIMKLEGIKSVKADHVNKTVTVKYDDKKVTLEQVKLAIVNAGYKLSES; encoded by the coding sequence ATGAAAATAGCAACAATTTTATTAGCCCTGTTTTTATCAATTACTGCTTTTGCAGGAAACAATGCTGCAGAAAAGATCAGGACGAAGGTAATTCCAACTTTCGGTATGCACTGCTCAGGCTGCGAAGAAACAGTTACCAATGAGATAATGAAGCTCGAAGGTATAAAGTCTGTAAAAGCTGATCATGTTAACAAAACAGTAACAGTTAAGTATGATGATAAAAAAGTCACACTTGAGCAGGTAAAACTGGCAATAGTTAATGCAGGCTATAAGCTGAGCGAAAGCTGA
- a CDS encoding DUF3467 domain-containing protein — protein sequence MANEENNNLQQQINIEIGEKEAEGIYSNLAIISHSPAEFIIDFTRVLPGIPKSKISARIIMTPQHAKMLLGALKDNIDKFENQFGEITIVGAPPQGGFGFQPTINPKDEKIN from the coding sequence ATGGCAAACGAAGAAAACAATAACTTACAACAGCAGATCAATATTGAAATAGGTGAAAAAGAAGCTGAAGGTATTTACTCCAACCTTGCGATCATTTCTCACTCCCCTGCTGAATTTATTATTGATTTTACCAGGGTTTTACCGGGGATCCCTAAATCAAAAATAAGCGCCAGAATTATTATGACACCTCAGCACGCAAAAATGCTGCTTGGTGCACTTAAAGATAATATTGATAAATTCGAAAATCAGTTTGGTGAAATTACAATTGTTGGTGCTCCCCCGCAGGGCGGATTTGGCTTCCAGCCAACAATTAATCCCAAAGATGAAAAAATAAATTAA
- a CDS encoding T9SS type A sorting domain-containing protein: protein MKFFAVLFMVIFAAVNLNAQEKWSTTRKPVMGEYSKLPSENNSWNNTNKTTQFYTTDNMVITVGPSVRVLPTSNAQQDEIILVRHPTNQNIMFGGANTTVGGVYGQGGYWTTNGGTTWSGNNLLSPFTQSSSDPGPTIDKNGVIIFSTLDNPGMVAAYSTNMGASWSSRITIQSGSVDKNFAASDDVPSSAYYGRSYAVWSNFALGQPPIVIGYTTNSGVSWTGVMQVNSPPSGHYSQGVDIAIGPTGQVYLCWAAPTSASPFTEDYLGFARSTTGGTSWTVTENAYNMNGIRSTSYNGWGVRVNSFPRIAVDRSGGPRDGWIYVVASDVNLAPAGTDADVVIHRSTDQGATWSAGVRVNQDAMNNGKVQFFPAIRVDENGGVNVCYYDNRNYPSIGDSCETYMSRSTDGGTTWTDIKVSDHAWKVKGEAGLGNYMGDYIGISSGNNKVFPFWFDDKTGTMQAWVATVTLDPVGISGNTNEIPAEFELKQNYPNPFNPNTTISFGLAAGSNVKLEVFDMAGKSAGVLVNSELKAGSYKFDFNASDLSSGIYFYKLTAGNFVSTKKMILVK from the coding sequence ATGAAATTTTTTGCAGTATTGTTCATGGTCATATTTGCTGCGGTTAATTTAAATGCCCAGGAAAAATGGTCAACTACCAGAAAGCCTGTGATGGGCGAATATTCAAAACTCCCTTCTGAAAATAATTCCTGGAACAACACAAATAAGACAACACAATTTTACACAACCGATAACATGGTGATCACCGTTGGACCAAGTGTAAGGGTATTACCAACATCTAATGCACAGCAGGATGAGATCATACTGGTAAGGCATCCTACTAACCAGAATATTATGTTCGGCGGTGCCAATACTACAGTAGGCGGAGTTTACGGACAGGGAGGTTACTGGACAACAAACGGCGGAACAACGTGGTCAGGTAATAACCTGCTTTCACCGTTTACACAGTCTTCCAGTGATCCCGGACCGACAATTGATAAAAACGGGGTAATAATATTTTCAACACTCGATAATCCCGGAATGGTTGCTGCATATTCAACAAATATGGGTGCTTCATGGTCAAGCAGGATAACGATTCAATCCGGCAGCGTCGATAAAAATTTTGCTGCATCTGATGATGTTCCTTCAAGTGCATACTATGGAAGAAGTTATGCAGTATGGAGCAATTTTGCCCTAGGTCAGCCGCCAATAGTTATTGGTTATACAACTAACAGCGGTGTTTCCTGGACTGGAGTTATGCAGGTAAATTCACCTCCTTCAGGTCACTATTCACAAGGTGTTGATATTGCTATCGGACCAACGGGCCAGGTATATCTTTGCTGGGCTGCTCCAACATCCGCAAGTCCGTTCACTGAAGATTACCTTGGTTTTGCGCGTTCAACAACAGGAGGCACTTCATGGACTGTTACAGAAAACGCTTATAATATGAATGGTATCAGAAGTACATCTTATAATGGCTGGGGAGTTAGAGTTAACAGCTTTCCGAGGATCGCTGTAGATAGATCAGGCGGTCCCCGTGACGGATGGATATATGTAGTTGCTTCAGATGTAAATCTTGCTCCTGCAGGTACAGATGCTGATGTTGTTATCCACAGGTCAACAGATCAGGGCGCAACCTGGTCAGCAGGCGTTAGAGTTAACCAGGATGCTATGAATAACGGCAAAGTTCAGTTCTTCCCTGCAATTAGGGTAGATGAAAACGGCGGCGTTAATGTTTGTTATTATGATAACAGGAACTATCCTTCAATCGGCGATTCATGCGAAACATATATGTCACGCTCCACTGATGGCGGTACAACATGGACAGATATTAAAGTAAGTGATCACGCATGGAAAGTTAAAGGCGAAGCAGGATTAGGAAACTATATGGGAGATTATATCGGAATTTCTTCAGGTAATAATAAAGTGTTCCCCTTCTGGTTTGATGATAAAACCGGAACAATGCAGGCATGGGTTGCAACTGTAACACTGGATCCAGTTGGTATCAGCGGAAACACAAACGAAATACCTGCTGAATTCGAGCTTAAACAGAATTACCCGAACCCGTTCAACCCGAACACAACAATCAGCTTTGGACTTGCTGCAGGTTCAAATGTTAAGCTTGAAGTATTTGATATGGCAGGTAAAAGCGCAGGCGTTCTTGTTAACAGCGAGCTGAAAGCTGGTTCATATAAATTTGATTTCAACGCTTCAGATCTTTCCAGCGGAATTTATTTCTATAAATTAACCGCAGGTAATTTTGTAAGCACCAAAAAAATGATCCTCGTAAAGTAA
- a CDS encoding aspartate--ammonia ligase, which translates to MSDKKADLAGPGISTYPEVSRILPENYSSILNKKDTQKAIYAVKSYIEENLNKELNLMMVQVPLIVDKESGVNDNLDRDGSRTPVEFPCGLGLPKRMEAQVVQAATKWKRIALKQFGLEPGEGINTDMRAVRKDYFLDHDHSSYVDQWDWERVITDKDRNLDFLKMIVKKIWKVFVGAEKHVQEMFPQLKDPRFPNLPEELVFLHAEEILEMFPDLPRKQRETQILQKYPAVFIIGIGWVLKDGYPHEMRAADYDDWVTPTITKNGEQYHGINGDILVWNHLTKRRHELSSMGIRVNAESLREQLKLSGQLDLVSTPYHSAVLHDEVPLSIGGGIGQSRLQMLLLRKAHLGEVSVTIWPKQLKDICAEKNIHVLE; encoded by the coding sequence ATGTCAGATAAAAAAGCGGATCTTGCTGGTCCGGGTATCAGCACTTATCCGGAAGTATCAAGAATACTTCCTGAGAACTATTCTTCAATACTCAATAAAAAAGATACACAAAAAGCAATTTATGCTGTAAAAAGCTATATAGAAGAGAACTTAAATAAAGAGCTGAACCTTATGATGGTTCAGGTTCCGCTGATAGTAGATAAAGAAAGCGGTGTTAATGATAATCTTGACCGTGACGGCTCAAGAACACCGGTTGAATTCCCCTGCGGACTAGGTTTACCAAAACGTATGGAAGCACAGGTTGTACAGGCTGCTACAAAATGGAAAAGAATTGCTTTGAAGCAGTTCGGACTTGAACCGGGTGAAGGTATAAATACTGATATGCGCGCTGTAAGAAAAGATTATTTCCTGGATCATGACCACTCAAGCTATGTTGACCAATGGGACTGGGAAAGAGTAATTACTGATAAAGACAGGAATCTCGATTTCCTGAAAATGATAGTTAAGAAGATCTGGAAAGTATTTGTAGGCGCTGAAAAACATGTACAGGAAATGTTCCCGCAGCTTAAAGATCCAAGATTCCCTAATCTGCCCGAAGAGCTTGTATTCCTACATGCAGAAGAAATACTTGAAATGTTCCCCGACCTTCCAAGGAAGCAGAGAGAAACACAGATATTACAGAAATACCCCGCAGTATTCATTATTGGTATTGGCTGGGTATTAAAAGACGGCTACCCGCATGAAATGCGCGCTGCTGATTATGATGACTGGGTAACACCTACAATTACAAAGAACGGCGAGCAGTACCACGGAATAAACGGCGATATTCTGGTTTGGAACCATTTAACAAAACGCAGACATGAGCTTTCATCAATGGGTATCAGGGTTAATGCTGAATCACTTCGTGAACAGCTCAAGCTCTCCGGACAGTTAGATCTGGTTTCAACTCCTTACCACAGTGCAGTTCTGCACGATGAAGTACCGTTAAGTATCGGCGGCGGTATAGGTCAATCAAGGCTGCAGATGTTATTATTAAGAAAAGCTCATTTAGGCGAAGTTAGCGTTACAATATGGCCAAAACAGCTGAAGGATATTTGCGCTGAGAAGAATATTCATGTATTGGAATAA
- a CDS encoding tetratricopeptide repeat protein, with the protein MDLTVILTILGIIATIAAPAAGYVLKLRKEYKNYFSVIWKSSKKLKAKDLLGERPVGDYYYTRNIDNQIFRTIERRRNLLIIAPPLSGKTRAVFNALKQLKDPVHVLVPRSVPMAAFLFPKDFIFWKPKMIFIDDLQYYIERQDSFHLLFREAKERGIPIAATCHSGREFKKVKNKMVEQNLDIDIIFGDDIIELEKITAEEGKMISGKMGMKWDTVKFNGTIGSIFMRLSEMERRFDNCDTIEKTILRTLRYLYKSGIYEENSIFRVEWIKKAASLFELEGRDFEWTGWLKNLEDKEFTKIARRNKVWAEDAYLEFVVKPEVETPQTEIFESMEAIFADNTEVLQMLGERAYDIGIIDPQIADYMQIVISAFEKVLEQSAASGNRNDHIKAQNYLGQAYWSLSKVKDTLINCARSIEYFNEILKTISIESSPVEYARIKNRIGNTYTAFAEVESTEENCVTAINAYNEALRVFNENKFPQEFARTNNNLGGAFLMLASVKSSSENYKKAIESFNKALKVIIPSENPKLFALTKNNIANTYARLSEKEESELNLERSIQAYNDVLEIQSKEKAPLQYGLTKNNIGNAYSMLALIKDRKQNLDKAISAFEEALTVRDPQQVPVLYANTMFNLGDVYLEKSEYENQPDALYKAIDAFEESMKIRAEDKYPIQHAEVKAGLGKAFIRLAGFEDKTENYHRAIAAFDDALKIFTEEKYPANHELIQEEISKAKKIFF; encoded by the coding sequence ATGGACCTGACTGTTATATTAACCATTCTGGGTATTATTGCAACTATAGCGGCTCCCGCCGCAGGCTATGTACTTAAGCTCAGGAAGGAATATAAGAACTATTTTTCTGTTATCTGGAAGAGCTCCAAAAAACTTAAAGCAAAAGACCTGCTTGGCGAAAGGCCTGTTGGAGATTATTACTACACCAGGAATATCGATAACCAGATATTCCGGACTATTGAACGCAGAAGAAACCTGCTGATAATAGCTCCGCCATTGAGCGGAAAAACACGGGCGGTTTTCAATGCGCTAAAACAGCTCAAAGATCCCGTACATGTACTTGTCCCGAGAAGCGTACCAATGGCAGCATTTCTGTTTCCCAAAGATTTTATATTCTGGAAACCAAAAATGATATTTATAGATGACCTGCAATACTATATCGAACGACAGGACAGCTTTCATCTGCTTTTCCGCGAAGCAAAAGAACGCGGAATACCCATTGCCGCAACATGCCACTCAGGCAGGGAGTTCAAAAAAGTAAAGAACAAAATGGTTGAGCAAAACCTGGATATAGATATAATATTCGGTGATGATATTATTGAGCTAGAAAAAATCACAGCTGAAGAAGGCAAAATGATATCCGGTAAAATGGGTATGAAATGGGATACTGTAAAATTTAACGGAACCATAGGCTCAATATTCATGAGGCTTAGTGAAATGGAAAGGCGATTTGATAACTGTGATACCATTGAGAAAACCATTTTACGAACACTGAGATATCTTTATAAGAGCGGTATCTACGAAGAGAACAGTATTTTCAGGGTTGAGTGGATAAAAAAAGCGGCATCGCTTTTTGAGCTTGAAGGAAGGGATTTTGAATGGACGGGCTGGCTGAAAAATCTTGAGGACAAAGAATTCACCAAAATTGCCCGCCGCAATAAGGTATGGGCAGAAGATGCTTACCTGGAATTTGTAGTAAAGCCTGAAGTTGAGACCCCGCAAACCGAAATATTTGAAAGTATGGAAGCAATTTTTGCGGATAATACCGAAGTTCTGCAGATGCTTGGCGAGCGTGCCTATGATATAGGAATTATAGACCCGCAAATTGCGGATTATATGCAGATAGTTATTTCCGCATTCGAAAAAGTTCTTGAACAATCTGCAGCCAGCGGAAACCGTAACGACCATATTAAAGCTCAAAATTACCTGGGTCAGGCTTACTGGTCGCTTTCAAAAGTAAAAGATACTTTAATAAACTGTGCGAGATCAATTGAGTACTTCAATGAAATATTAAAGACGATCAGCATTGAATCAAGCCCTGTTGAATATGCGAGAATTAAGAACAGGATAGGCAATACATACACAGCATTTGCCGAAGTTGAATCTACTGAGGAAAATTGCGTAACAGCGATAAATGCATATAACGAAGCATTAAGGGTATTTAATGAAAATAAATTCCCGCAGGAATTTGCCAGGACAAATAACAACTTGGGGGGAGCTTTCCTAATGCTGGCTTCTGTAAAATCAAGCTCCGAAAATTATAAAAAGGCAATTGAATCGTTCAATAAAGCGCTTAAGGTTATTATCCCTTCAGAAAATCCGAAGCTGTTTGCATTGACAAAGAACAATATTGCAAACACATATGCCAGGCTTTCTGAAAAAGAAGAGTCTGAATTAAATCTTGAGCGTTCAATACAGGCTTATAATGATGTGCTTGAAATTCAATCCAAAGAGAAAGCTCCGCTTCAGTACGGGCTTACAAAAAATAATATCGGCAACGCATATTCAATGCTTGCATTGATAAAAGATAGGAAGCAAAACCTTGATAAAGCGATCAGCGCATTTGAAGAAGCTCTCACAGTTAGAGACCCTCAGCAGGTTCCGGTTTTATATGCTAATACAATGTTCAATTTAGGGGATGTTTACCTTGAAAAAAGTGAATATGAAAATCAGCCCGATGCGCTTTATAAGGCAATTGATGCTTTTGAGGAATCGATGAAGATCAGGGCAGAGGATAAATATCCTATTCAGCACGCCGAAGTTAAAGCAGGGCTCGGTAAGGCATTTATCAGGCTTGCCGGATTTGAGGATAAAACCGAAAATTATCACAGGGCAATTGCTGCTTTTGATGATGCTTTGAAGATCTTCACTGAAGAAAAATACCCTGCAAATCATGAACTTATCCAGGAAGAAATATCTAAAGCGAAAAAGATTTTCTTTTAA
- a CDS encoding outer membrane beta-barrel protein, with translation MKKLVALFVILAAFLSLNNSTTFSQPQVKVHVTGGYNLPLPDLKGEYPADTNSMLQKSGFNAGADVKYYLGKKRNVGITLSGAYNSFSSGDISVTGGSFITKVNIIAIGLGVEYSFMPKGKTNPFLGAEFTGNFFSGNYKTMPTGGTETEATMKSASRFGIGVGGGLDFTFNKSIGAVVGVKYNMANLIGKDSVTSTVNNEYTLIDKETSVTKSKNLSYLQIYAGVTFSFNHPKARKK, from the coding sequence TTGAAAAAATTAGTTGCATTATTTGTAATTTTAGCAGCTTTTTTAAGTTTAAATAACAGTACAACTTTTTCACAGCCGCAGGTAAAAGTTCATGTAACCGGTGGTTATAATTTACCATTACCTGATTTAAAAGGTGAATATCCGGCAGATACAAATTCAATGTTGCAGAAAAGCGGTTTTAATGCTGGCGCTGATGTAAAATACTATCTTGGTAAAAAAAGAAATGTTGGTATCACATTAAGCGGTGCATATAACTCATTTTCATCAGGTGATATTTCTGTAACTGGCGGTTCATTTATTACAAAAGTTAACATTATTGCTATAGGCTTAGGTGTTGAATATTCATTTATGCCTAAAGGCAAAACCAATCCATTCTTAGGCGCTGAATTTACAGGTAATTTCTTCAGTGGTAATTACAAAACAATGCCTACTGGCGGAACAGAAACTGAAGCAACAATGAAATCAGCTTCAAGATTCGGTATCGGTGTTGGCGGCGGTCTTGATTTTACATTCAACAAAAGCATTGGTGCAGTTGTTGGTGTAAAATACAACATGGCTAACCTGATTGGTAAAGATTCAGTTACCTCAACAGTAAATAATGAATATACACTCATCGATAAAGAAACATCAGTAACAAAATCAAAAAATCTATCATATTTACAGATTTATGCTGGTGTAACATTCTCATTTAATCATCCAAAAGCAAGAAAAAAATAA
- a CDS encoding cytidylate kinase-like family protein, with amino-acid sequence MEYNKFVDLSKSYLFCQLKRNEHTRSESYHPGILPFITISREAGTGESAITNSLLEDLSVKQTAGELPWTLYDKDLIKRVVDDYHLTNINGLLPEDKFSDIQTMFEELFGIHPTKREMAHNIAKSILKLADLGNVIIVGRGAFYITRHHKNGLHVRLIGSLQKRVKHMVDEYSLTLKQAEEYIRKEDSQRHDYVKKLFGVDLNDPHYYDLVINTDRVAPQEIIALIAERTELLKEKLACRYHSEELTAV; translated from the coding sequence ATGGAATACAACAAATTTGTTGACCTCAGTAAATCATACCTTTTCTGCCAGCTAAAACGCAATGAGCATACCAGATCAGAAAGCTACCATCCGGGAATACTTCCGTTTATAACAATTTCAAGGGAAGCAGGTACCGGTGAATCGGCAATTACCAATTCACTTCTCGAAGATCTCAGTGTTAAACAAACAGCCGGAGAGCTCCCGTGGACATTATATGATAAAGACCTTATCAAACGGGTAGTTGATGATTATCATCTCACCAATATCAACGGGCTTTTGCCTGAAGATAAATTCTCTGATATTCAGACAATGTTCGAGGAGCTGTTTGGTATTCACCCCACCAAGCGTGAAATGGCTCATAACATCGCTAAATCAATTCTGAAACTTGCTGATCTAGGCAATGTAATAATTGTAGGCAGGGGAGCTTTTTATATCACCAGGCACCATAAAAACGGCCTGCATGTCAGGCTGATAGGTTCACTTCAGAAACGGGTAAAGCATATGGTTGATGAGTATTCATTAACGCTTAAGCAGGCAGAGGAATATATCCGCAAAGAAGACAGCCAGAGACATGACTATGTGAAAAAATTATTCGGAGTAGACCTGAACGATCCTCATTATTATGACCTGGTTATAAATACAGACAGGGTGGCACCCCAGGAAATAATAGCATTAATTGCTGAACGCACTGAGCTATTGAAAGAAAAGCTTGCCTGCAGGTATCATTCAGAAGAATTGACAGCGGTATAG
- a CDS encoding T9SS type A sorting domain-containing protein, with protein MSAGTYSVNYSTERLSSGIYFYRITANEYNETKKMVLTK; from the coding sequence ATGTCAGCTGGTACATATTCCGTGAATTATAGTACTGAAAGGCTCAGCAGCGGAATTTACTTCTACAGGATTACAGCAAACGAATATAATGAAACGAAAAAAATGGTATTGACCAAGTGA
- a CDS encoding VOC family protein: MVKTLGKLHHVEIYVSNLNRSAEFWGWFLGKLGYEIYSEWNSGISFILEDTYICFVQTETKYFDEPYHRCRTGLNHLAFHADSKDQVDELTTELRSKGIKILYEEKHPYAGGNDYYAVFFEDPDRIKVEFVAP, from the coding sequence ATGGTAAAAACTTTAGGAAAACTGCATCATGTTGAAATTTACGTTTCAAACCTGAACCGTTCTGCAGAGTTTTGGGGGTGGTTTTTAGGAAAGCTTGGTTATGAGATCTATTCTGAGTGGAATTCAGGTATCAGTTTTATTCTTGAAGATACTTACATTTGTTTCGTGCAAACAGAAACGAAATATTTTGATGAACCATATCACAGATGCAGAACCGGGCTTAACCACCTTGCATTTCATGCAGATTCCAAAGATCAAGTTGATGAATTAACAACTGAACTGAGAAGCAAAGGAATTAAAATACTATATGAAGAAAAACATCCTTATGCAGGGGGTAATGATTATTACGCAGTATTTTTTGAAGATCCTGACAGGATAAAGGTCGAATTTGTTGCGCCTTAG